From one Amycolatopsis sp. FDAARGOS 1241 genomic stretch:
- a CDS encoding YhjD/YihY/BrkB family envelope integrity protein, which yields MNRELPGPSRWARARARYRWLDHLALATNRYFDYGGYHYVASITYFSLLSLVPILMLASSVGGFVLASQPQLLDQLLHAISGTLPGSLGDKAAELLTGFVEQRTSVGVAGLVVGLYSGWNWMNSLRDALTAMYGQNRSDQPLLRTIAVDVLALLGLAAALLVSFGITVSGTAVGHYLLGLIGVADTSWGRTVLSVVSVPLALAADWLVFLWVLTRLPRERVGWRSAMRGAVAAALGFELLKQAGGFYLSLISVSPTGVAFGSVIGLLFFISLIARMLVYITAWTATARDAPRKPIPPPTPTELRPVAAPRHNPAGPLALGAVLGALGTVFALRGRRRSRS from the coding sequence GTGAACCGTGAATTGCCTGGGCCGAGCCGGTGGGCCCGCGCGCGTGCCCGGTACCGGTGGCTCGACCACCTCGCCCTCGCGACGAACCGGTACTTCGACTACGGCGGCTACCACTACGTCGCGTCGATCACCTACTTCAGCCTGCTCTCGCTCGTGCCGATCCTGATGCTGGCGTCCTCGGTCGGGGGCTTCGTGCTGGCTTCGCAGCCGCAGCTGCTCGACCAGTTGCTGCACGCGATCTCCGGCACGCTCCCGGGCTCGCTCGGCGACAAAGCCGCGGAGCTGCTGACGGGCTTCGTGGAGCAGCGCACGAGCGTCGGGGTCGCGGGTCTCGTCGTCGGGCTCTATTCGGGCTGGAACTGGATGAACTCGCTGCGCGACGCGCTCACCGCGATGTACGGGCAGAACCGCTCCGACCAGCCGCTGCTGCGCACGATCGCCGTCGACGTGCTCGCGCTGCTGGGGCTCGCGGCAGCGCTGCTCGTGTCGTTCGGCATCACCGTGTCCGGCACGGCCGTCGGGCACTACCTGCTGGGTCTGATCGGCGTGGCGGACACGAGCTGGGGCCGCACGGTGCTGTCGGTGGTGTCCGTGCCACTGGCGCTGGCCGCAGACTGGCTCGTGTTCCTGTGGGTGCTCACGCGGTTGCCGCGCGAACGGGTCGGCTGGCGCAGCGCGATGCGCGGCGCGGTCGCGGCGGCGCTCGGCTTCGAGCTGCTGAAGCAGGCCGGTGGTTTCTACTTGAGCTTGATCAGCGTGTCGCCGACCGGTGTCGCGTTCGGCTCGGTGATCGGCCTGTTGTTCTTCATCTCGTTGATCGCCCGCATGCTCGTGTACATCACGGCGTGGACGGCCACCGCGCGCGACGCCCCGCGGAAACCGATTCCGCCGCCGACACCGACCGAACTGCGGCCGGTCGCCGCGCCGAGGCACAACCCGGCTGGTCCGCTCGCGCTCGGCGCTGTCCTGGGCGCACTGGGTACGGTGTTCGCGTTGCGCGGCCGGCGCCGGTCCCGCTCGTGA
- a CDS encoding transglutaminase family protein: MTHRVCVDVEFGVRVTKPGLAAISVAAVHADADELAVSGAGSPRAAELDHGTRAEVFDLEAGEHRVTYHGERTLHRSAAEPVTLADLARYTRPSRYCPADRMPGLDLARHTDDRARVHAITDHVHERLDYVASAREGRDAAEVLRAGVGSCRDFAHACITLCRVAGIPARFTTVYAPGLVPMDFHAVFEAGVGGRWLVFDATRRASRRTMLRIATGRDAADTAFLTPLGCELDFLGATVFATADGALPPDDPGKPVVLG, encoded by the coding sequence GTGACCCACCGCGTGTGCGTCGACGTCGAGTTCGGCGTCCGGGTGACGAAACCCGGCCTCGCCGCGATCTCGGTCGCCGCCGTGCACGCGGACGCCGACGAGCTGGCCGTGTCCGGCGCCGGCAGTCCCCGCGCCGCCGAGCTCGACCACGGCACGCGCGCGGAGGTGTTCGACCTCGAAGCGGGCGAGCACCGCGTCACCTACCACGGCGAACGCACCCTGCACCGCTCCGCCGCCGAACCGGTCACGCTCGCGGACCTCGCTCGCTACACCCGCCCGAGCCGCTACTGCCCGGCCGACCGCATGCCCGGGCTCGACCTGGCGCGGCACACCGACGACCGCGCCCGCGTGCACGCCATCACCGACCACGTGCACGAACGCCTCGACTACGTCGCGAGCGCCCGCGAAGGCCGCGACGCCGCCGAAGTCCTGCGTGCGGGGGTCGGTTCCTGCCGCGACTTCGCCCACGCGTGCATCACCCTGTGCCGGGTCGCGGGCATCCCCGCCCGGTTCACCACCGTCTACGCTCCCGGCCTGGTGCCGATGGACTTCCACGCCGTGTTCGAGGCCGGCGTCGGCGGCCGCTGGCTGGTGTTCGACGCGACCCGCCGGGCATCGCGCCGGACGATGCTGCGGATCGCCACCGGCCGCGACGCCGCGGACACCGCGTTCCTCACCCCGCTCGGCTGCGAGCTCGACTTCCTCGGCGCCACCGTCTTCGCGACGGCCGACGGCGCGCTACCACCCGATGACCCGGGCAAACCGGTGGTCCTGGGCTGA
- a CDS encoding cytochrome P450 → MAAPLLPAGFDFTDPDLYANRLPLEEFAELRRTAPVWWNPQRPNTAGFGDDGYWVVTRHADVKEVSRDSELYSSWEKTAIIRFDDQMTAENLDANRLVLLNMDAPQHTKLRRIVSKGFTPRSIAKLEDTLRDRAERIVAEAQKKGEGDFVTDVACELPLQAIAELIGVPQEDRMKIFDWSNQMVAYDDPEYELEPLTASAELVGYAWNMAEERRRCPVDDIVTKLVQADVDGEALGSDEFGFFVILLAVAGNETTRNAITHGMKAFLDHPGQWAAYRDARPKTAPDEIVRWATPVVAFQRTATRDTELGAALIRKGDRVGMFYSAANFDPEVFDDPGRFDVFREDNPHVGFGGTGSHYCLGANLARLEIDLIFNAIADVMPGITEAAPPQRLRSSWLNGIKHYQVRYA, encoded by the coding sequence TTGGCCGCTCCGCTCTTGCCCGCCGGTTTCGACTTCACGGACCCGGACCTCTACGCGAACCGCTTGCCCCTGGAGGAGTTCGCCGAGCTCCGCCGAACGGCACCCGTGTGGTGGAACCCGCAGCGCCCCAACACCGCCGGCTTCGGTGACGACGGTTACTGGGTCGTCACCCGCCACGCCGACGTCAAAGAGGTCTCCCGTGACAGCGAGCTCTACTCGTCGTGGGAGAAGACCGCCATCATCCGCTTCGACGACCAGATGACGGCGGAGAACCTCGACGCCAACCGCCTGGTGCTGCTCAACATGGACGCCCCGCAGCACACCAAGCTGCGCCGCATCGTCTCGAAGGGCTTCACGCCGCGGTCCATCGCCAAGCTCGAAGACACCCTGCGCGACCGGGCCGAGCGCATCGTGGCCGAAGCGCAAAAAAAGGGCGAAGGCGATTTTGTCACCGACGTCGCCTGCGAGCTGCCCCTGCAGGCCATCGCCGAGCTCATCGGCGTCCCGCAGGAAGACCGCATGAAGATCTTCGACTGGTCCAACCAGATGGTCGCCTACGACGACCCCGAGTACGAGCTCGAACCCCTCACCGCGTCGGCCGAACTCGTCGGGTACGCCTGGAACATGGCCGAGGAGCGCCGCCGCTGCCCGGTCGACGACATCGTCACCAAGCTCGTGCAGGCCGACGTCGACGGTGAAGCCCTCGGCTCCGACGAGTTCGGGTTTTTCGTGATACTGCTGGCCGTCGCGGGCAACGAGACCACCCGCAACGCCATCACCCACGGCATGAAGGCCTTCCTCGACCACCCCGGCCAGTGGGCGGCCTACCGCGACGCCCGTCCCAAGACCGCGCCCGACGAGATCGTCCGCTGGGCCACGCCCGTCGTCGCGTTCCAGCGCACCGCTACGCGCGACACCGAACTCGGCGCCGCGCTCATCCGCAAGGGTGACCGCGTCGGCATGTTCTACAGCGCCGCCAACTTCGACCCCGAAGTCTTCGACGACCCCGGGCGGTTCGACGTGTTCCGCGAGGACAACCCCCACGTCGGCTTCGGCGGCACCGGCTCGCACTACTGCCTCGGCGCCAACCTCGCGCGCCTGGAGATCGACCTCATCTTCAACGCGATCGCCGACGTCATGCCCGGGATCACCGAGGCCGCCCCACCGCAGCGGCTGCGCTCGAGCTGGCTCAACGGCATCAAGCACTACCAGGTCCGCTACGCCTGA
- a CDS encoding VOC family protein, which translates to MKLTATVIGAPDPRALATFYQALLGWPLGADEADWVTLRPPHGGAGLSFQLERELVPPVWPPKPGYQQMMLHLDIEADDLAKAGAKAVAAGARLAEFQPQEHVRVYLDPAGHPFCLWAQP; encoded by the coding sequence ATGAAACTGACCGCAACCGTGATCGGCGCCCCCGACCCGCGGGCGCTGGCGACGTTCTACCAAGCCCTCCTCGGCTGGCCCCTCGGCGCGGACGAGGCGGACTGGGTCACCCTCCGCCCACCTCACGGCGGGGCCGGCCTGTCGTTCCAGCTGGAACGCGAACTCGTGCCCCCGGTGTGGCCACCGAAGCCCGGCTACCAGCAGATGATGCTCCACCTCGACATCGAGGCGGACGACCTCGCGAAGGCCGGCGCGAAAGCCGTCGCGGCCGGCGCACGGCTGGCGGAGTTCCAGCCCCAGGAACACGTCCGCGTCTACCTCGACCCCGCCGGCCACCCGTTCTGCCTGTGGGCCCAGCCCTGA
- a CDS encoding pyridoxamine 5'-phosphate oxidase family protein, with amino-acid sequence MTTWQTFAAAAPSLADHVHRRFTAGESHVLATLRRDGSPRVSGSEVDFRDDGRLYIGSMLGALKARDLRRDGRFALHAYPGIEDGGEGDAKLAGVAAEITEADVLARLGVEAPSHLFHLDIQEAVYTWVADNTLFIESWHDGGAWVRFARPDNGPVEKTVLG; translated from the coding sequence ATGACCACTTGGCAGACCTTCGCGGCGGCGGCTCCCTCGCTTGCGGACCACGTGCACAGACGCTTCACGGCCGGCGAATCGCACGTCCTGGCGACCCTGCGCCGCGACGGCTCACCCCGCGTGAGCGGCTCCGAGGTCGACTTCCGCGACGACGGCCGTCTGTACATCGGCTCGATGCTCGGCGCCCTCAAGGCTCGCGACCTCCGCCGCGACGGCCGGTTCGCGTTGCACGCCTACCCGGGCATCGAAGACGGCGGAGAGGGCGATGCCAAACTCGCGGGCGTCGCGGCGGAGATCACCGAGGCGGACGTACTCGCCCGCCTCGGCGTGGAGGCCCCGAGCCACCTGTTCCACCTCGACATCCAAGAAGCGGTGTACACGTGGGTCGCCGACAACACCCTCTTCATCGAATCCTGGCACGACGGCGGCGCCTGGGTCCGCTTCGCCCGCCCAGACAACGGGCCAGTGGAGAAGACTGTGCTGGGCTGA
- a CDS encoding alpha/beta fold hydrolase, whose product MIPESRCPVAEGELAVRIGGEGPMLLLIPGGTGGADAYRALTKQLQTDHTVVTYDRRGHFASTDTTTGPVPVSLQADDALAVLDHVGAGPIPVFGTSAGALIGLDLVARHPGRVSVLVAHEPPAVQLMPDATGWLEAAHEQVRLARSGDLMSAVTRFSDGIAGAALPDLPHLRLPHEADWLRLFDRELTEFFDYLPDLRALRRASTEIVPVAGEGSRGRYHYQPAKILALELGLPFAEVPGAHLAPQRNAPKFAAALRELLSSVTD is encoded by the coding sequence ATGATCCCGGAAAGCCGCTGCCCGGTCGCGGAGGGCGAGCTCGCCGTCCGCATCGGCGGCGAGGGCCCGATGCTGCTGCTCATCCCCGGCGGGACCGGGGGCGCCGACGCGTACCGCGCGCTCACCAAGCAGCTGCAGACGGACCACACCGTGGTCACCTACGACCGCCGCGGGCATTTCGCCAGCACCGACACGACCACGGGCCCGGTGCCCGTTTCGCTGCAGGCGGACGACGCACTGGCGGTGCTCGACCACGTCGGCGCCGGGCCGATCCCCGTGTTCGGCACCAGCGCCGGGGCACTCATCGGCCTCGATCTCGTGGCCCGCCACCCCGGCCGTGTGTCCGTGCTGGTCGCGCACGAACCGCCGGCCGTGCAGCTGATGCCCGACGCCACGGGCTGGCTCGAAGCCGCGCACGAACAGGTGCGGCTGGCCCGTTCGGGTGACCTCATGAGCGCCGTGACTCGCTTCTCCGACGGGATCGCGGGCGCCGCGCTGCCCGACCTGCCGCACCTGCGGCTCCCCCACGAAGCCGACTGGCTGCGGCTGTTCGACCGCGAGCTCACGGAGTTCTTCGACTACCTGCCCGACCTGCGCGCGCTGCGGCGGGCGAGCACCGAGATCGTGCCCGTGGCCGGCGAGGGCAGCCGCGGCCGCTACCACTACCAGCCGGCGAAGATCCTCGCGCTCGAGCTGGGCCTGCCGTTCGCGGAAGTGCCCGGCGCGCACCTCGCGCCGCAGCGCAACGCGCCGAAGTTCGCCGCGGCGTTGCGCGAACTGCTGTCGTCGGTCACCGACTGA
- a CDS encoding cytochrome P450 translates to MSEPWVVTGHAEVKQLFAEPRLEPLPARDPAEHRQMRRLLTGAFSARRMAALKPGVDALAHRLLEELIPPVDFHAAFSDPFPELVIRRLLGAPPGEDLTEVARFKRGHPADDVLSDLVHEVPPEEAARHAKILLYAGHVTTTTAIDKGLVPLDTHPDQRAALWADPALAPGTVEEILRLPPKSPLIGGRPRRATADFETGGRTLRTGDLVLLSAVRANLDETVFANPTTFDIRRDARGHLAFGHGPHHCLGAPLARLELRAVFTALPRVLPGFRLAVPPSELERRFDVSHTEFAQLPVTW, encoded by the coding sequence GTGAGCGAGCCGTGGGTCGTCACCGGCCACGCGGAGGTCAAGCAGCTCTTCGCCGAACCGCGCCTCGAGCCGCTGCCCGCGCGCGACCCCGCCGAGCACCGCCAGATGCGGCGCCTGCTGACCGGCGCGTTTTCCGCCCGGCGCATGGCGGCCCTCAAACCCGGGGTCGACGCGCTCGCGCACCGGCTCCTCGAAGAGCTGATCCCGCCGGTCGACTTCCACGCGGCCTTCTCCGATCCGTTCCCGGAGCTGGTGATCCGCCGGCTCCTCGGCGCCCCGCCCGGCGAAGACCTCACCGAGGTCGCCCGTTTCAAGCGCGGGCACCCCGCGGACGACGTCCTGTCCGACCTCGTCCACGAGGTCCCACCCGAAGAAGCCGCCCGCCACGCGAAAATCCTGCTGTACGCGGGCCACGTCACGACCACGACGGCGATCGACAAGGGTCTCGTCCCGCTCGACACGCACCCGGATCAGCGGGCCGCGCTGTGGGCCGACCCGGCGCTCGCGCCGGGCACCGTCGAGGAGATCCTGCGGCTGCCGCCGAAGTCCCCGCTCATCGGCGGCCGCCCGCGCCGTGCGACCGCCGATTTCGAGACCGGCGGCCGCACCCTGCGCACCGGCGACCTCGTGCTGCTGAGCGCGGTGCGGGCCAACCTCGACGAGACCGTCTTCGCGAACCCCACGACGTTCGACATCCGCCGCGACGCGCGCGGCCACCTCGCGTTCGGGCACGGTCCTCACCACTGCCTCGGCGCGCCGCTGGCCCGGCTCGAGTTGCGGGCGGTCTTCACCGCGCTGCCCCGTGTTCTGCCCGGCTTCCGCCTGGCCGTCCCGCCGAGCGAGCTGGAACGGCGCTTCGACGTCAGCCACACGGAGTTCGCGCAGCTGCCGGTGACGTGGTGA
- a CDS encoding VC0807 family protein: protein MKPELLRRLVPSLVGNVVVPLVVYLLLKPAVGSEVVALAISAAIPLLVTVGGFAVRRRVDPIGVVAVAGFVVMLIVLALTGGSELVLKLQEAVFTGPVGLVLLGSALIGKPVLLLAHRFTGREAAPGQRKGITVMTALIGGLLTVHAGVLLVLAISLPTTTFVTVGRPVGWAVIAVGLLAVFGYRNRLRAA, encoded by the coding sequence GTGAAACCCGAACTGCTGCGCCGGCTGGTGCCGAGCCTCGTGGGGAACGTCGTGGTGCCGCTGGTGGTGTACCTGCTGCTCAAACCCGCCGTCGGGAGTGAGGTGGTGGCGCTGGCGATCTCGGCGGCGATCCCGCTGCTCGTGACTGTCGGTGGCTTCGCCGTGCGGCGGCGCGTGGACCCGATCGGCGTCGTCGCTGTCGCCGGGTTCGTCGTGATGCTGATCGTGCTGGCGCTCACGGGCGGCAGCGAACTGGTGCTGAAACTGCAGGAAGCGGTGTTCACCGGGCCGGTCGGGCTCGTGCTGCTCGGCTCGGCGCTGATCGGGAAACCGGTGCTGCTCCTGGCGCACCGCTTCACCGGCCGGGAAGCCGCGCCCGGGCAGCGGAAGGGCATCACGGTGATGACGGCGCTCATCGGCGGCCTGCTCACTGTGCACGCCGGAGTGCTGCTGGTGCTGGCGATCTCGCTGCCGACCACGACGTTCGTCACCGTCGGCCGGCCCGTCGGCTGGGCCGTGATCGCCGTCGGGCTGCTGGCCGTGTTCGGCTACCGCAACCGGCTGCGTGCGGCGTGA
- a CDS encoding sensor histidine kinase translates to MAEPLASEHRWRRPVAVLVLVLLTWLAAQTDPRPALHGPGLGVLLGLLGLLLGGAVLVVPQRRLPVPAEVALFVLVLGSSLTLVWLEPNGTGFFGGFLLAGTASARMSTRAGAAVTGLGVAALVVASLFGAPHAVVPTALSALGMLAFYRLGLYTRKLRERTEELEQTRAAQVRAAALAERQRLAREMHDVLAHSLSGLLLHLEGARLLSVHSGADPRLTDAVERAHQLAQSGLGEARQAIGALRGEDLPGPERLPVLAAEFERDTGIPCELVVSGSAPDLAAQTRLTLYRVAQEALTNVRKHAEADRVDLRLTYEPGGTLLTVEDLGRPGTAPGGHGYGVSGMRERAELLGGRLDAAPTGTGFRVSLWAPA, encoded by the coding sequence GTGGCCGAACCCCTCGCGAGCGAGCACCGCTGGCGCCGTCCCGTGGCGGTGCTCGTCCTGGTGCTGCTGACGTGGCTCGCGGCCCAGACCGATCCGCGACCGGCGCTGCACGGCCCCGGGCTCGGCGTGCTGCTGGGCCTGCTGGGCCTGCTGCTGGGCGGCGCGGTGCTCGTCGTCCCGCAGCGGCGTCTGCCGGTGCCGGCAGAGGTGGCGCTGTTCGTGCTCGTGCTGGGGAGTTCGCTGACGCTCGTGTGGCTCGAACCCAACGGCACTGGGTTCTTCGGCGGCTTCCTGCTGGCGGGCACGGCGTCGGCGCGGATGAGCACCCGGGCGGGCGCGGCGGTCACCGGCCTCGGGGTGGCGGCGCTCGTCGTGGCGAGCCTGTTCGGCGCGCCCCACGCGGTGGTGCCGACCGCGCTCAGCGCGCTCGGCATGCTGGCGTTCTACCGGCTCGGCCTGTACACGCGGAAGCTCCGGGAACGCACGGAGGAGCTCGAGCAGACCCGCGCCGCCCAGGTCCGCGCGGCGGCGCTCGCCGAGCGGCAGCGGCTCGCGCGGGAGATGCACGACGTGCTCGCCCACTCGCTGTCCGGTCTCCTGCTGCACCTCGAAGGCGCCCGGCTGCTGTCCGTCCACAGTGGAGCCGATCCGCGGCTGACCGACGCCGTCGAGCGCGCTCACCAGCTGGCGCAGAGCGGGCTCGGCGAGGCGCGCCAGGCGATCGGCGCGCTGCGCGGCGAGGACCTGCCGGGCCCGGAGCGGCTGCCGGTGCTGGCCGCCGAGTTCGAACGCGACACCGGGATCCCGTGCGAGCTCGTCGTGAGCGGCTCGGCGCCGGACCTCGCGGCGCAGACGCGGCTGACGCTGTACCGGGTCGCACAGGAGGCGCTGACCAACGTGCGCAAGCACGCCGAGGCCGACCGCGTCGACCTGCGGCTGACGTACGAGCCGGGCGGCACGCTGCTCACCGTCGAGGACCTCGGCCGGCCGGGCACCGCGCCCGGCGGCCACGGCTACGGGGTGAGCGGCATGCGTGAACGCGCCGAGCTGCTCGGTGGCCGGCTCGACGCCGCACCGACCGGCACGGGCTTCCGGGTGAGCCTGTGGGCGCCGGCGTGA
- a CDS encoding response regulator transcription factor: MLLGLLPGVEIVGTAADGDQAAELARELKPDVVLMDLRMPRCDGIEATRRIRTRDREVQVVALTTYADDRSVLDALQAGARGYLTKDAGSEEIRRALSQVTRGAAVIDPAVQHHLVDALTAGAPRPASPAPDGLTPREVDVLTLIADGLSNTEIAQRLFVAEATVKSHINRILGKIGARDRAQAVGYAYRHGLTSG; this comes from the coding sequence ATGCTGCTCGGACTGCTGCCGGGCGTCGAGATCGTCGGCACCGCCGCTGACGGCGATCAGGCGGCCGAGCTGGCGCGCGAGCTCAAGCCGGACGTGGTGCTGATGGACCTGCGCATGCCCCGGTGCGACGGCATCGAGGCCACGCGCCGCATCCGCACCCGCGACCGCGAGGTGCAGGTCGTCGCGCTGACGACGTACGCCGACGACCGGTCCGTGCTCGACGCGTTGCAGGCCGGCGCCCGCGGTTACCTCACGAAGGACGCCGGTTCCGAAGAGATCCGCCGCGCGCTGAGCCAGGTGACGCGTGGCGCGGCGGTGATCGATCCGGCGGTGCAGCACCACCTCGTCGACGCGCTGACCGCCGGCGCGCCGCGCCCGGCGTCGCCCGCGCCGGACGGCCTGACGCCGCGCGAGGTCGACGTGCTCACCCTGATCGCCGACGGCCTGTCCAACACCGAGATCGCGCAGCGGCTCTTCGTCGCCGAGGCGACGGTGAAGAGCCACATCAACCGCATCCTCGGCAAGATCGGCGCGCGCGACCGGGCGCAGGCCGTCGGCTACGCCTACCGCCACGGGCTGACTTCCGGGTGA
- a CDS encoding squalene cyclase, translated as MAELLAWLLDSDPALRWQVERDLAGEPPGVWEATRARVATEGFGARLLALQDPDGQWPGGAFFPAGFSGSPEGGQPWTATTWSLNALREWGVDASVLRGTAELLAANSRWEYDDLPYWGGEVDCCINSWTLSNGLWLGADVAGLAAWFVEHRLPEGGWNCEWVEGSTRSSVHSTLNALKGLLSCSGADVLAARRSGEEYLLRRGLYRRLSTGEPVAPWVSRFSYPFRWFYDVLNAADYFRAAALLDGSAPDPRMADAIGLIRAARQPDGTWLQSRRHPGQVWFEIDVPAGEPSKWLTFHATRVLDWWDSAQV; from the coding sequence ATGGCTGAGCTCCTGGCGTGGCTGCTCGACAGTGATCCGGCCCTGCGCTGGCAGGTCGAGCGCGATCTGGCGGGCGAACCACCGGGCGTCTGGGAAGCGACACGCGCCCGCGTCGCCACCGAAGGTTTCGGCGCGCGGCTGCTCGCGCTGCAGGACCCGGACGGCCAGTGGCCGGGCGGCGCGTTCTTCCCCGCCGGGTTCTCCGGCTCCCCGGAAGGCGGCCAGCCGTGGACCGCGACCACGTGGTCGCTCAACGCGCTGCGCGAGTGGGGCGTCGACGCGTCGGTGCTGCGCGGCACGGCCGAACTGCTCGCGGCCAACAGCCGCTGGGAGTACGACGACCTCCCGTACTGGGGTGGCGAAGTCGACTGCTGCATCAACTCGTGGACCCTGTCCAACGGCCTGTGGCTGGGCGCGGACGTCGCCGGCCTCGCCGCGTGGTTCGTCGAGCACCGCCTGCCCGAAGGCGGCTGGAACTGCGAGTGGGTCGAGGGCTCCACGCGCTCGTCGGTCCACTCGACCCTCAACGCGCTGAAGGGCCTGCTCTCCTGCTCCGGGGCCGACGTCCTGGCCGCCCGCCGCTCCGGCGAGGAGTACCTGCTACGCCGCGGCCTCTACCGGCGCCTGTCGACGGGTGAGCCGGTGGCGCCGTGGGTTTCGCGCTTCAGCTACCCGTTCCGCTGGTTCTACGACGTCCTCAACGCCGCCGACTACTTCCGCGCCGCCGCCCTGCTCGACGGTTCCGCGCCCGACCCGCGCATGGCCGACGCCATCGGCCTCATCCGGGCGGCCCGCCAACCCGACGGCACGTGGCTGCAGTCCCGCCGCCACCCCGGCCAGGTGTGGTTCGAGATCGACGTCCCCGCCGGGGAACCGTCGAAGTGGCTCACGTTCCACGCCACCCGCGTCCTCGACTGGTGGGATTCGGCTCAGGTCTGA
- a CDS encoding S8 family serine peptidase — protein MKVGRALALAVVLVVPLAAPAAAEPPGPETARIAQAVRAGTLGQDHSVADACTGVLQGHQVDLGCLANLVTQDTSANDPLTTPAPAGFSPQELASAFHLPGPDAGASGLVTIVGVGAYPTLESDLATYRSQFGLPPCTAAGGCLKITDYHGGPPLKPQKALAQVEEAYATETALDVDLASAACPKCRIAMVQIPMDVSRLLNAVLLQQPGELADDFGTAVNYAASLRSGAVSMSYGVPTGVQGTYLGTGAPAQALHHPGMAVVAASGDKGYLGGPQLWPQELPWVTSVGGTSLSGTDGSFVQKAWGSLFTPHGEQQRWVGAGSGCAPDLGPAQGQPAAIAANCSGHRAGSDVAAVADPLTGVAVYRSYAPNGGKAGWLVAGGTSAASPFIAGLYARGGHLSGVDGPNSLYRAPNGTIADVSGGSNAQHGAADCAQVKAVLCTAEPGWDGPTGLGVPVGLGAF, from the coding sequence ATGAAGGTGGGTCGGGCGCTCGCGCTGGCCGTCGTCCTCGTCGTCCCGCTCGCCGCGCCCGCCGCGGCCGAACCGCCGGGCCCCGAGACCGCGCGGATCGCGCAGGCGGTGCGCGCCGGGACCCTCGGTCAGGACCACAGCGTCGCCGACGCGTGCACCGGAGTCCTGCAGGGACACCAGGTCGACCTCGGCTGTCTCGCGAACCTGGTCACCCAGGACACCTCCGCGAACGATCCCCTCACCACCCCCGCCCCGGCCGGGTTCTCGCCGCAGGAGCTCGCGAGCGCCTTCCACCTCCCCGGCCCGGACGCCGGCGCGAGCGGCCTGGTCACGATCGTCGGCGTCGGCGCGTACCCCACGCTGGAGAGCGACCTCGCGACCTACCGCAGCCAGTTCGGCCTTCCGCCGTGCACCGCCGCCGGCGGCTGCCTCAAGATCACCGACTACCACGGTGGCCCGCCGCTGAAGCCGCAGAAAGCGCTGGCGCAGGTCGAAGAGGCCTACGCCACCGAGACGGCACTCGACGTCGACCTCGCGTCCGCCGCGTGTCCGAAGTGCCGCATCGCCATGGTCCAGATCCCGATGGACGTCTCGCGCCTGCTCAACGCCGTGCTGCTGCAACAGCCCGGCGAACTCGCCGACGACTTCGGCACCGCGGTGAACTACGCGGCGAGCCTGCGCTCCGGCGCGGTCAGCATGAGCTACGGCGTGCCCACCGGTGTGCAGGGCACTTACCTCGGCACCGGCGCCCCGGCGCAGGCGCTGCACCACCCCGGCATGGCCGTCGTGGCCGCGTCCGGGGACAAGGGTTACCTCGGCGGCCCGCAGCTGTGGCCGCAGGAGCTGCCGTGGGTGACGTCGGTCGGCGGCACGTCGCTGAGCGGCACCGACGGGTCGTTCGTCCAGAAGGCGTGGGGCAGCTTGTTCACCCCGCACGGCGAACAGCAACGCTGGGTCGGCGCCGGCAGCGGCTGCGCGCCCGACCTCGGGCCCGCGCAGGGCCAGCCCGCCGCGATCGCCGCCAACTGCTCGGGCCACCGCGCCGGGTCCGACGTCGCCGCGGTCGCCGACCCCCTCACGGGCGTCGCCGTCTACCGCTCCTACGCCCCCAACGGCGGCAAGGCCGGCTGGCTCGTGGCCGGTGGCACCAGCGCGGCGTCGCCGTTCATCGCGGGCCTCTACGCCCGCGGCGGTCATCTGTCTGGTGTGGACGGTCCCAACTCGTTGTACCGAGCCCCGAACGGCACCATCGCCGACGTGTCCGGCGGCTCCAACGCGCAACACGGCGCAGCGGACTGCGCGCAGGTCAAGGCCGTGCTGTGCACGGCGGAGCCGGGCTGGGACGGCCCGACCGGCCTCGGCGTGCCGGTCGGGCTCGGTGCGTTCTGA